One Paraburkholderia agricolaris genomic region harbors:
- a CDS encoding GAF domain-containing protein, producing the protein MFEISSASHLPKAAQYEELVAQARALLAGETDWIANAANFSAFVFHSLSDLNWAGFYFHDGRELVVGPFQGKPACVRIALGKGVCGTAAQTRQTQVVRDVHEFPGHIACDSASQSEIVVPLVAPDGTLIGVWDVDSPVVARFDAEDAKGMEALCAVFIEAALPRAS; encoded by the coding sequence ATGTTCGAAATCTCCTCCGCCTCGCATCTGCCCAAAGCCGCGCAATACGAAGAACTGGTTGCCCAGGCGCGCGCGCTGCTCGCCGGCGAAACCGACTGGATCGCCAACGCCGCGAATTTCTCCGCGTTCGTGTTCCATTCCCTCAGCGATCTGAACTGGGCCGGCTTTTATTTCCATGACGGCCGCGAACTGGTGGTCGGGCCGTTCCAGGGCAAGCCCGCTTGCGTACGCATCGCGCTCGGCAAGGGCGTGTGCGGCACGGCGGCGCAAACCCGTCAGACGCAAGTGGTGCGCGACGTGCATGAATTCCCCGGCCATATCGCCTGCGATTCGGCATCGCAATCGGAAATCGTCGTGCCGCTGGTCGCGCCGGACGGCACGCTGATCGGCGTATGGGATGTCGACAGCCCGGTTGTCGCGCGCTTCGACGCTGAAGACGCGAAGGGCATGGAAGCGCTGTGCGCCGTGTTTATCGAAGCCGCATTGCCGCGCGCGTCATAA
- a CDS encoding TOBE domain-containing protein — MQTSARNQFAGEVAEVKHGAVNDEVTLRTQGGLEIVAIITHGSATSLGLAAGKKAFALVKASSVIVMVDVTKSQVSARNCIAGTVSAVTKGAVNSEVTINAGGAQIAAIITNESVDRLGLASGKAATAIFKASSVIIGVE; from the coding sequence ATGCAAACCAGCGCACGCAATCAATTCGCCGGCGAAGTCGCCGAAGTCAAACACGGCGCGGTAAACGATGAGGTCACGCTGCGCACCCAGGGCGGCCTCGAGATCGTCGCGATCATCACGCACGGCAGCGCAACCTCGCTCGGCCTTGCCGCCGGCAAGAAAGCGTTCGCACTCGTTAAGGCATCGTCGGTGATCGTAATGGTCGACGTGACGAAGAGCCAGGTGTCGGCCCGCAACTGCATCGCCGGTACCGTGTCGGCTGTCACCAAAGGCGCCGTGAATTCGGAAGTGACCATTAACGCCGGCGGCGCGCAGATCGCCGCGATCATCACCAATGAAAGCGTCGATCGTCTCGGCCTCGCAAGCGGCAAAGCAGCGACGGCGATCTTCAAGGCGTCGAGCGTGATCATCGGCGTCGAATAA
- a CDS encoding SH3 domain-containing C40 family peptidase, protein MPVVVLPRFAARFAQRFSERLATRFRLPQPRRAATLCVALAAAASFAACSNPSPTRDAHANVDTITLFPIANYDQNVDHWLEPDSPGYDRPFLSPADQQAHFSALYARYFGTGTSAASPWNSAYVAMRVYRQQGADIVALQQRRIGKFDNTGKSGAALGYGENFRPHDKAWIDAIAQNMAVDQFTQQAAYTPERRAIATGNLLVRELPTMDPSFYDRHLAGEGYPFDNLQISAVRPGTPLYVLGTSADGAWRYVQTPDVQGWVRSDGVALTDDRFVDTWRAATAKSLGAVTVASAAVRDSRGVFRFDAPAGTLLPLVSDSTARPATQASETADAAADATASVKLLVPVRDADGQAIIRTAQLSDAQIAPMPLAATPRHLAMLMKTLIGRPYGWGNSGFYNDCSSELQSIFATFGVWLPRHSSTQMSAGRMIDLSASTPAQRLDYLAQHGEPLRTLIYIGGHVMLYIGNTTRNGIAVPVVYQDVWGLRPADNSRRAVIGGSVILPLLEHIPEDATLQSLAATPTFQITILGAPGGATSTPSAPATPDDDNPAG, encoded by the coding sequence ATGCCCGTCGTCGTCCTGCCCCGCTTTGCCGCACGCTTTGCACAACGCTTTAGCGAACGCCTCGCCACCCGGTTCCGGTTGCCGCAGCCCCGCCGCGCCGCCACGTTATGCGTTGCTCTTGCAGCCGCCGCCAGCTTCGCCGCCTGCAGCAATCCGTCGCCAACGCGCGACGCCCACGCGAACGTCGACACGATCACGCTGTTCCCGATCGCCAACTACGACCAGAACGTCGACCACTGGCTGGAGCCGGACAGCCCCGGCTACGACCGGCCGTTCCTGAGCCCCGCGGATCAGCAGGCGCACTTCAGTGCGCTCTACGCGCGCTATTTCGGCACCGGCACGAGCGCAGCGTCGCCGTGGAATTCCGCCTATGTGGCGATGCGCGTCTACCGTCAGCAAGGCGCGGATATTGTCGCGCTGCAGCAGCGCCGCATCGGCAAGTTCGACAACACTGGCAAAAGCGGCGCGGCGCTCGGCTACGGCGAGAATTTCCGGCCGCATGACAAGGCGTGGATCGACGCCATCGCGCAAAACATGGCCGTCGACCAGTTCACCCAGCAGGCCGCTTACACGCCCGAACGCCGCGCGATCGCCACCGGCAACCTGCTGGTGCGCGAACTGCCGACCATGGACCCGTCGTTCTACGACCGCCACCTGGCCGGCGAAGGCTATCCGTTCGACAACCTGCAGATCTCGGCAGTACGCCCCGGCACGCCGCTGTACGTGCTGGGCACCAGCGCAGATGGCGCGTGGCGCTACGTGCAGACGCCCGACGTGCAAGGCTGGGTGCGCAGCGACGGCGTCGCCCTGACCGACGATCGCTTCGTCGATACATGGCGCGCCGCCACCGCTAAGTCGCTGGGGGCGGTCACGGTCGCCTCGGCAGCGGTGCGCGACAGCCGCGGCGTGTTCCGCTTCGACGCACCCGCCGGCACGCTGCTGCCGCTCGTGTCGGATAGCACCGCACGACCGGCAACCCAGGCAAGTGAAACGGCCGACGCAGCCGCCGACGCTACCGCCTCCGTCAAACTCCTGGTTCCGGTCCGCGATGCGGACGGTCAGGCGATCATTCGCACCGCTCAACTGAGCGACGCGCAGATCGCCCCCATGCCGCTCGCCGCCACTCCGCGACATCTGGCGATGCTGATGAAAACGCTGATCGGGCGACCGTACGGCTGGGGCAATAGCGGCTTCTACAACGACTGTTCGTCGGAACTGCAAAGTATCTTCGCGACGTTCGGGGTGTGGCTGCCGCGTCATTCGTCAACCCAAATGAGCGCGGGACGCATGATCGATCTGTCCGCGTCGACGCCGGCGCAACGGCTCGATTACCTCGCCCAGCATGGCGAACCGTTGCGCACGCTGATCTACATCGGCGGCCATGTGATGCTGTATATCGGCAATACGACCCGCAACGGCATCGCGGTGCCGGTGGTCTACCAGGACGTATGGGGCTTGCGTCCGGCCGACAACAGCCGGCGCGCGGTGATCGGCGGCTCGGTGATCCTGCCGCTGCTCGAACACATCCCGGAAGACGCGACGTTGCAGTCGCTCGCGGCAACCCCGACGTTCCAGATTACGATTCTCGGCGCGCCCGGCGGTGCAACGTCGACACCATCGGCACCAGCAACTCCGGACGACGACAACCCGGCCGGTTGA
- a CDS encoding VOC family protein, which translates to MSSAAVKPIPDGMHSLTPYLICANAADAIKFYAKAFNAVEQFSMPGPGGKVMHACLKIGDSMLMLTDEWPDHNALGPNSLKGTPVTIHHYVEDVDASFKQAVDAGATVVMPVADMFWGDRYGQLKDPFGHSWSLATHKRDLSPEEIQKNMQAMGSECGPQ; encoded by the coding sequence ATGTCCAGTGCCGCTGTCAAACCGATCCCGGACGGGATGCATTCGCTGACCCCGTATCTGATTTGCGCCAACGCCGCAGACGCCATCAAGTTCTACGCCAAGGCTTTCAACGCCGTCGAGCAATTCTCGATGCCCGGACCGGGCGGCAAAGTGATGCACGCCTGCCTGAAGATCGGCGACTCCATGCTGATGCTGACCGACGAATGGCCCGACCACAACGCGCTCGGCCCGAACTCGCTGAAAGGCACGCCGGTCACGATTCATCACTACGTCGAAGATGTCGACGCCAGTTTCAAGCAGGCTGTCGACGCCGGCGCGACCGTCGTCATGCCGGTAGCCGACATGTTCTGGGGCGACCGCTACGGTCAGTTGAAGGACCCGTTCGGCCACAGCTGGTCGCTCGCCACGCACAAGCGCGATCTGAGCCCGGAAGAGATTCAGAAGAATATGCAGGCGATGGGATCGGAATGCGGCCCGCAATAA
- a CDS encoding MFS transporter — protein sequence MRVNHQAFFCSLFVARLADQVLLFLVPLVVFQTTHQVSWSGLAFFIETLPRYLVFPFFGALCDRISPLRLMRISQTVRAFVCFGGVLAYVLFGGIGWLIALSALCGVLTSQGLVAREVMLPQIFSTQQFQRVLAYSQLADQLGFVLGPMLAALLLGLWRWEWVVGATGVLFLLADAALLLWARASGFRAGVPPPAEPGHWTMPLRIALRHVLLRPGLKKVVLLAAAENLVIGVTLATSAAMVTGIHAQSNRYYAGLQTAGAVATVLILLTIARNAWPARTLGLIAFISICAGGVIAGASAAPWGYAVGFLLIVGFDKMFNVYIRSARQKIIPPEDYGKTTGVVILLNNMTQPLAGLLVGVFSARAQTGLLIVALSVAMGCIGATVSIGSALSRRRRALALGE from the coding sequence GTGCGCGTCAACCATCAGGCTTTCTTCTGCTCGCTGTTTGTCGCGCGTCTCGCCGATCAGGTGCTGCTGTTTCTCGTCCCGCTCGTCGTGTTTCAGACGACGCACCAGGTATCGTGGTCAGGTCTCGCGTTCTTTATCGAAACGCTGCCACGCTACCTGGTCTTTCCCTTCTTCGGCGCGTTATGCGACCGCATCTCGCCTCTGCGGCTGATGCGGATCAGTCAGACCGTGCGGGCCTTCGTGTGTTTTGGCGGCGTGCTGGCCTACGTGCTGTTTGGCGGCATCGGCTGGCTGATCGCGTTGTCCGCGTTGTGCGGCGTGCTCACGAGCCAGGGGCTGGTCGCACGCGAAGTGATGTTGCCGCAAATTTTCAGCACGCAGCAATTCCAGCGCGTGCTTGCCTACTCGCAATTGGCCGACCAGTTGGGTTTTGTGCTCGGCCCGATGCTGGCCGCGCTGCTGCTTGGCTTGTGGCGCTGGGAATGGGTGGTTGGCGCAACCGGCGTGCTGTTTCTGCTGGCCGACGCGGCGCTGCTGCTGTGGGCGCGCGCCAGCGGTTTCCGCGCAGGCGTTCCGCCGCCCGCTGAACCGGGTCATTGGACGATGCCACTGCGCATCGCGTTGCGCCATGTACTGCTGCGCCCCGGCCTGAAGAAAGTCGTGCTGCTCGCCGCCGCCGAGAATCTGGTGATCGGCGTGACCCTCGCGACCTCCGCCGCGATGGTGACCGGCATCCACGCACAATCGAACCGGTACTATGCGGGCCTGCAAACGGCCGGCGCCGTGGCCACCGTGCTGATTCTGTTGACGATCGCGCGTAACGCCTGGCCGGCGCGAACACTCGGCCTGATCGCCTTCATTTCAATCTGTGCCGGCGGGGTGATCGCGGGCGCCAGTGCGGCGCCTTGGGGGTATGCAGTCGGCTTTCTGTTGATCGTCGGCTTCGACAAGATGTTCAATGTCTACATCCGCAGTGCGCGGCAGAAAATCATTCCACCCGAGGACTACGGCAAGACGACTGGCGTGGTGATCCTGTTGAACAACATGACACAACCGCTCGCCGGTTTGCTGGTCGGCGTATTTTCGGCACGGGCACAAACGGGCCTGCTGATCGTGGCGCTCTCGGTAGCGATGGGCTGCATCGGCGCGACGGTGTCGATCGGCTCCGCGCTGTCGCGACGCAGGCGCGCGCTGGCGCTTGGGGAATAA
- a CDS encoding Csu type fimbrial protein, whose product MKQKLLSSSLIVALIFGLPLQLARAATYSNGTAVTTFNVTLTLNANCSISANPLNFGSNGVLGTAINQQTTVAVTCTNTTPYNVGLDAGTVTGSTVTSRLMAGTATGNTATTVGFQLYQDAGHTTLWGNTQGTNTASGTGTGSAQSIVVYGQVPAQTTPKPDTYQTTITATVYF is encoded by the coding sequence ATGAAACAAAAACTGCTGTCGTCCAGCCTCATCGTTGCCTTGATATTCGGCTTGCCTCTACAGCTTGCACGCGCCGCCACCTATTCGAACGGCACCGCTGTCACCACTTTTAATGTCACGCTGACTTTGAACGCCAACTGCTCGATCAGCGCCAATCCGTTGAACTTCGGCAGCAACGGTGTGCTCGGCACTGCGATCAACCAGCAAACCACGGTCGCTGTAACCTGCACCAACACCACGCCTTACAACGTCGGGCTCGACGCCGGCACCGTCACCGGCTCCACCGTGACGAGCCGCTTAATGGCCGGCACGGCCACCGGCAATACCGCCACCACAGTCGGCTTCCAGCTGTATCAGGATGCCGGCCACACGACCCTATGGGGCAACACGCAGGGCACCAACACAGCCAGCGGCACCGGTACCGGCTCGGCGCAATCGATTGTCGTGTACGGCCAGGTGCCGGCGCAGACCACCCCAAAACCTGACACCTATCAGACCACCATTACCGCGACGGTCTACTTTTGA
- a CDS encoding fimbrial biogenesis chaperone — protein sequence MTAGAFAWCLTAPLAQAATLQISPVMVDMSADANATGITLKNPGEKPLFGQVRVFRWDQASGEDTLTPTQDLVASPPLIQIAAHADQLVRLVRTRAQPSAAEQGYRVLIDELPEPDAAPTSGVTIRLRYSVPVFVEPSVDIGQPKLSWHLSRDAQGWMLRVDNTGKKRAQIAAVQLIDNTGNVYVINKGLLGYALAGRERHWPVTLPDNAAQNAPLKVHAAVNSLPAEATVNVE from the coding sequence CTGACAGCAGGTGCATTCGCGTGGTGTCTGACGGCGCCCCTTGCGCAAGCCGCGACGCTGCAAATTTCGCCGGTGATGGTCGATATGTCCGCTGACGCCAACGCCACGGGTATCACGCTGAAGAACCCCGGTGAGAAACCGCTGTTCGGCCAGGTGCGCGTATTCCGCTGGGATCAGGCAAGCGGCGAAGACACGCTCACGCCCACTCAGGATCTGGTGGCAAGCCCACCGCTGATCCAAATCGCCGCGCATGCCGATCAACTGGTGCGGCTAGTGCGTACCCGTGCGCAGCCGTCGGCCGCCGAGCAGGGCTATCGCGTGCTGATCGACGAGTTACCCGAACCCGATGCCGCGCCCACCAGCGGCGTAACGATCCGCCTGCGCTACTCGGTTCCGGTGTTCGTCGAACCGTCCGTCGATATCGGTCAACCGAAACTGTCCTGGCATCTGTCGCGTGACGCGCAAGGCTGGATGCTGCGGGTCGACAACACAGGCAAAAAGCGCGCGCAGATCGCCGCCGTGCAATTGATCGACAACACAGGCAACGTCTACGTCATCAACAAAGGACTGCTTGGCTACGCGTTGGCCGGTCGCGAACGGCACTGGCCAGTCACCTTGCCGGACAACGCCGCTCAGAACGCTCCGCTGAAGGTGCACGCCGCGGTCAACTCGCTGCCGGCCGAAGCGACGGTGAACGTCGAGTAA
- a CDS encoding fimbria/pilus outer membrane usher protein, whose amino-acid sequence MRMTRRRKRHGWRLQIILLAATLTMLSPTQAGAQVPRRVARTGVDASGVDTSGGAGVSPVVNMGADPGTATGSNATSASGQATTAQPAATKSARDVTAGRDLYLEVMLNGQRTGLIAHFREVGGRLSATGKDLSEIGVATDKLGAADTASLELDRIPGLHYEYDAARQTIDLKVPDAIRKPYTFDTRELTQTPNAAASRGFLLNYDAFAQTNTNAQLALWSEERYFDPTGVLSSTGIAYLYRDLHRYVRYDTSWSTSNPTSLSTTQIGDTISSSLDWSRSIRIGGFQWRSNFALRPDLVTFPVPALSGTAVVPSAVDLYINNVRQYSGNVPSGPFIVNNVPGITGAGEATVITHDALGRTISTSLPLYVDTRMLAAGLSSYSFEAGFLRRAYGIDSFSYDPRPALSATARRGMSDTLTLEGHAEATGGLVNAGAGALVRMGMAGVINGSLSASAGKLNGTQVGLGYQLIEPHFSIDAQTLRAYGNYGDLAARDGTPVPTATDRVTLALPFFSRQTVSLSYIGYRFPGIPASRIGSLSYTLNFGSLASLTLSTYKDFLQHNAQGVFLTMSFGLGNNTAINASVGRQNGQSTYNLNAQRPPDYAGGWGWGVQAGGSGAVPYRQAQVQYLGNYGEVTALAQDIDQHANASLDLTGAIVLMDHSVQPARRIDDGFALVSTDGIPGVPVLHENRVIGATDRNGHLLIPDLNAYQHNQVAIDSMNLPADARIATTSMDLVPESRAGVLANFRVSRYSAASLILRSADGKLLPPGTHVHHVESGGDTIVGYDGLTFVENLQRDNHLDVDTGAMRCRVEFTYQRPADGSLPTLGPLTCRGTAAGTAAAQ is encoded by the coding sequence ATGAGAATGACACGACGGCGAAAACGTCATGGATGGAGACTGCAGATCATTTTGCTTGCAGCAACGCTGACCATGCTGAGCCCAACTCAGGCCGGTGCGCAGGTGCCGCGGCGGGTCGCCAGAACGGGCGTCGATGCGTCGGGCGTCGATACGTCGGGCGGCGCGGGCGTCAGTCCCGTCGTCAACATGGGCGCCGATCCGGGCACGGCTACAGGCTCGAACGCCACGTCGGCGTCCGGCCAGGCCACCACCGCCCAACCCGCGGCGACGAAGTCTGCGCGGGACGTCACCGCGGGCCGTGATCTGTATCTGGAAGTCATGCTCAACGGCCAGCGTACCGGGTTGATCGCGCACTTTCGCGAAGTCGGCGGCCGGCTCAGTGCAACGGGCAAAGACTTGAGCGAAATCGGCGTCGCCACCGACAAGCTCGGCGCCGCCGATACCGCCTCGCTCGAACTCGACCGGATCCCGGGTCTGCACTACGAGTACGACGCCGCGCGCCAGACCATCGACCTCAAGGTGCCCGACGCGATCCGCAAGCCGTACACGTTCGACACGCGCGAGTTGACGCAAACGCCTAACGCCGCCGCGTCGCGCGGCTTTCTGCTCAACTACGACGCGTTTGCACAAACCAACACCAATGCGCAGCTCGCACTGTGGAGCGAAGAACGCTACTTCGACCCGACCGGCGTGTTGAGCAGTACCGGCATTGCGTATCTGTACCGCGACCTCCATCGCTATGTGCGCTACGACACGTCGTGGAGCACCTCGAATCCCACTTCGCTCAGCACCACGCAGATCGGCGACACCATTTCATCATCGCTCGACTGGAGCCGTTCGATCCGTATCGGCGGTTTTCAGTGGCGCAGCAACTTCGCGCTGCGGCCCGACCTCGTGACGTTTCCGGTGCCGGCATTGTCAGGCACCGCGGTCGTGCCCTCCGCCGTGGATCTGTATATCAACAACGTGCGGCAATACAGCGGCAACGTACCGAGCGGGCCGTTCATCGTCAACAACGTGCCCGGCATCACCGGTGCGGGCGAAGCCACCGTCATTACGCACGACGCGCTTGGCCGCACGATTTCGACTTCGCTGCCGCTCTACGTCGATACACGCATGCTGGCCGCGGGTCTGTCGAGCTATTCGTTCGAAGCCGGCTTCCTGCGCCGCGCCTATGGCATCGATTCGTTTTCCTACGACCCTCGCCCGGCGCTCAGCGCCACCGCGCGACGCGGCATGAGCGACACGCTGACACTCGAAGGCCATGCGGAAGCCACCGGCGGCCTCGTCAACGCGGGAGCCGGTGCGCTGGTACGGATGGGCATGGCCGGCGTGATCAACGGCTCATTGTCCGCGAGCGCCGGCAAGCTGAACGGTACCCAGGTCGGTCTCGGCTATCAGTTGATCGAACCGCACTTCTCGATCGATGCGCAGACGCTGCGCGCCTACGGCAACTACGGCGACCTGGCCGCGCGCGACGGCACGCCGGTGCCGACCGCCACCGACCGCGTGACGCTGGCGCTCCCTTTCTTCAGCCGCCAGACGGTATCGCTCAGCTACATCGGCTATCGCTTTCCTGGCATTCCCGCCTCGCGGATCGGCTCTCTGTCGTACACATTGAATTTCGGCAGTCTGGCCTCGCTCACGCTCAGCACGTACAAGGACTTCTTGCAGCACAACGCGCAAGGCGTGTTTCTGACCATGAGCTTCGGTCTCGGCAACAACACTGCGATCAACGCGAGTGTCGGCCGCCAGAACGGCCAGTCGACCTACAACCTCAATGCGCAGCGGCCACCCGACTACGCCGGCGGCTGGGGTTGGGGTGTTCAGGCAGGCGGCTCGGGCGCGGTGCCGTACCGCCAGGCGCAGGTGCAGTATCTCGGCAACTACGGCGAAGTGACCGCGCTTGCGCAGGACATCGACCAGCACGCGAACGCCTCGCTCGACCTGACCGGCGCAATCGTGCTGATGGACCACAGCGTCCAGCCGGCTCGGCGGATCGACGACGGCTTCGCGCTGGTATCCACCGACGGTATCCCGGGTGTGCCGGTGCTGCATGAAAACCGCGTGATCGGCGCGACCGACCGCAACGGCCATCTGCTGATACCGGACCTGAACGCGTACCAGCACAACCAGGTCGCGATCGACAGCATGAATTTGCCCGCCGACGCGCGCATCGCCACGACTTCGATGGATCTAGTGCCGGAATCGCGCGCAGGCGTGCTCGCGAACTTCCGCGTGTCGCGCTACAGCGCCGCCTCGCTGATTCTGCGGAGTGCCGACGGCAAGCTGCTGCCACCTGGTACGCACGTGCATCACGTCGAAAGTGGGGGCGATACAATCGTCGGCTACGACGGTCTGACCTTCGTCGAGAATCTGCAGCGCGACAACCATCTCGACGTCGACACCGGCGCCATGCGTTGCCGCGTCGAATTCACGTACCAGCGCCCGGCGGACGGCTCGTTGCCGACGCTTGGCCCACTGACCTGCCGCGGCACCGCAGCGGGCACGGCGGCGGCGCAATGA
- a CDS encoding Csu type fimbrial protein, translated as MKRPLALLLVVLCMLLGALPQRASAQTCTASASALSFGNISPIALSAVSATGTATVSCTWPVITLTPSVQVCLNQGGATPRYLGSGSSQLLYGLYQDAAHSIPWGSTVLGTTPISMILNKPLVGNTATASVNFYGQVTANQATVPTIGNASTVYSQTLSQTSLTYGFFLLVAPGCAALTTNGGSFGFTANATVVNDCQISATNIAFTASGVLSSALNATGSITARCTNGDAFRIALNGGSSGNVAARQMQRAGGGGTVNYQLYTDAGHASAWGDGTAGTTMPTGTGTGNAVSITVYGIVPAQATPIPGNYSDTITATISF; from the coding sequence ATGAAGCGGCCCCTGGCGCTCCTGCTTGTGGTGTTGTGCATGCTGCTCGGCGCGCTGCCGCAGCGTGCGAGTGCGCAGACCTGTACGGCGAGCGCCTCGGCGCTCAGCTTCGGCAACATCAGTCCGATCGCATTGAGCGCCGTGTCCGCGACCGGCACCGCCACCGTTTCGTGCACCTGGCCGGTGATTACGCTAACCCCGAGCGTGCAGGTGTGCCTGAATCAGGGCGGCGCGACGCCGCGCTATCTGGGGAGCGGCAGTAGCCAGTTGCTCTATGGGCTCTATCAGGACGCGGCACATTCGATCCCGTGGGGATCCACGGTACTCGGCACGACCCCCATTTCGATGATCCTCAATAAACCGTTGGTCGGCAATACCGCGACGGCGTCGGTGAATTTTTACGGACAGGTCACCGCCAATCAGGCGACGGTGCCGACCATCGGCAACGCCAGCACCGTCTATTCGCAGACCTTAAGCCAGACTTCACTGACGTATGGATTCTTTTTGCTTGTCGCGCCGGGTTGCGCCGCGCTGACCACGAACGGCGGGAGCTTCGGTTTTACGGCCAACGCAACGGTGGTGAACGACTGCCAGATCAGCGCGACGAATATCGCCTTCACCGCAAGCGGCGTCTTGAGTTCGGCATTGAACGCGACCGGCTCGATCACCGCGCGCTGCACCAATGGCGACGCTTTCCGGATTGCGCTGAACGGCGGTTCGAGCGGAAATGTAGCGGCGCGCCAGATGCAGCGCGCGGGCGGCGGAGGTACCGTGAACTACCAGCTATATACCGATGCCGGCCACGCGAGTGCATGGGGAGACGGCACGGCGGGCACCACGATGCCCACGGGTACCGGCACCGGCAATGCGGTATCGATCACCGTGTACGGCATCGTACCGGCCCAGGCGACGCCGATACCGGGCAACTACAGCGACACGATTACCGCGACGATCAGCTTCTGA
- a CDS encoding transglutaminase-like domain-containing protein yields MKLRVGYELVYECVQPTPMMLMLNTHYSHAKDVLSADLLAVDPPVPISQYRDGFGNLCSRIVAPQGRLALSTSAVLEVSSEPELRPSLTEQHAVEALPDDSLVFLLGSRYCETDLLSEFAWQTFGKLPLGRGRVDAICNYVHEHIVFGYDFARPTKTAWQAWQERKGVCRDFAHLAVTLCRAMNIPARYCTGYISDVGTPPPYATMDFAAWFEAYVGGCWQTFDPRNNVPRTGRVLMARGRDAADVAISNAFGPTELLKFDVVCEAI; encoded by the coding sequence ATGAAATTGCGCGTTGGCTACGAGCTGGTCTATGAGTGCGTGCAACCGACGCCGATGATGTTGATGTTGAACACGCACTATTCCCATGCGAAAGACGTGTTGAGCGCGGATCTGCTGGCGGTCGATCCACCGGTGCCGATCAGCCAGTATCGCGACGGCTTTGGCAATTTGTGCAGCAGGATCGTCGCCCCGCAGGGACGGCTTGCGTTGTCGACGAGTGCGGTGCTCGAGGTGTCGTCGGAACCGGAGCTGCGGCCGTCGTTGACCGAGCAGCACGCGGTGGAGGCGCTGCCTGATGATTCGCTGGTGTTTCTGCTGGGCAGCCGTTATTGCGAAACTGATTTGCTATCCGAATTTGCCTGGCAGACATTCGGCAAACTGCCGCTCGGTCGCGGGCGGGTGGATGCGATTTGCAACTATGTGCACGAGCACATTGTGTTCGGCTACGATTTCGCGCGGCCGACCAAGACCGCCTGGCAGGCGTGGCAGGAGCGCAAGGGCGTATGCCGGGATTTCGCGCATCTGGCCGTGACGCTGTGCCGGGCGATGAACATACCGGCGCGGTATTGCACCGGGTATATCAGCGATGTCGGCACGCCACCGCCGTATGCGACGATGGACTTCGCGGCGTGGTTCGAGGCGTATGTCGGCGGGTGCTGGCAGACCTTCGATCCGCGGAACAATGTGCCCCGTACGGGGCGGGTTCTGATGGCGCGGGGCAGAGATGCGGCGGATGTCGCTATCAGCAATGCGTTCGGACCTACGGAGCTATTGAAGTTCGATGTCGTCTGCGAGGCGATATAG
- a CDS encoding transglutaminase family protein, whose protein sequence is MTEPQRFTVRHVSVYRYSEPVRFGEHRMMFRPRASHDLRLVTNQLLITPTPSRLHWLHDVFDNSVAVASFTGKASELRFDSEATLEHFETPMPDYALEPYAVNWPFAYTNEEASDLVNARSRQYPDSDVNEWARRFVPVQGARGISGTNGTGSTMALLRAMTLEIKSTFCYVRRTEKGVNRPGDTLRNRSGSCRDFAVLMMDAVRSLGLAARFVSGYLFVPEQDATQGGGATHAWLQIYLPGAGWVDFDPTNSIVGNRHLIRVAVAWNYYQALPLWGTWHGASHSFRGLQVDVSVTKASEGRTG, encoded by the coding sequence ATGACTGAGCCACAGCGTTTCACGGTACGTCATGTCAGCGTCTACCGCTACTCGGAACCCGTCCGGTTCGGCGAACACCGAATGATGTTCCGTCCGCGCGCCAGCCACGACTTGCGCCTCGTCACGAACCAGTTGCTGATTACACCGACACCGTCCCGGCTGCACTGGCTGCACGATGTGTTCGACAACTCGGTGGCAGTCGCGAGTTTCACGGGGAAGGCGAGCGAATTGCGCTTCGATAGCGAAGCGACGCTCGAACACTTCGAAACGCCCATGCCCGACTACGCGCTTGAGCCGTACGCCGTGAACTGGCCGTTCGCGTACACCAACGAAGAAGCCTCCGATCTCGTGAACGCGCGCAGCCGCCAGTATCCGGACAGCGACGTGAACGAATGGGCACGCCGTTTCGTTCCTGTGCAGGGTGCCCGCGGTATCAGCGGTACGAACGGCACGGGCAGCACGATGGCGCTATTGCGCGCAATGACGCTCGAGATAAAAAGCACGTTTTGCTATGTGCGCCGCACGGAGAAGGGGGTGAACCGTCCCGGCGACACCTTGCGCAACCGCAGCGGCAGTTGCCGCGATTTCGCGGTGCTGATGATGGACGCGGTGCGCTCACTCGGTCTTGCGGCACGCTTTGTCAGCGGTTATCTGTTCGTGCCCGAGCAGGATGCCACGCAGGGCGGCGGTGCGACGCATGCCTGGCTGCAGATCTATTTGCCGGGCGCCGGCTGGGTCGATTTCGATCCGACCAATAGCATAGTCGGCAATCGCCATCTGATCCGGGTGGCGGTGGCGTGGAATTACTACCAGGCATTGCCTTTGTGGGGCACCTGGCACGGCGCATCGCATTCGTTTCGCGGGTTGCAGGTCGACGTGAGCGTGACGAAGGCGAGCGAGGGGCGAACCGGGTGA